In the Kribbella sp. NBC_00482 genome, one interval contains:
- a CDS encoding response regulator transcription factor codes for MTRLLIVDDEALVRAGLKMILESDDELEVVAEAEDGADAARMVKEHRPDVVLMDIRMPRLDGLAATREVQALPDPPKIVVLTTFDLDDYVFRALQAGASGFLLKDTPPRELVQAIKVVAAGDAMLSPAVTRRLIGHFAGDPRADRKRAAQARINKLTEREREVLVAVGRGLQNADIGRKLFMSEATVKAHVSRALVKLDATNRVQVAILAYEAGLLDD; via the coding sequence ATGACTCGGCTGCTGATCGTGGACGACGAGGCGCTGGTGCGGGCCGGGCTGAAGATGATCCTCGAGTCCGACGACGAGCTCGAGGTCGTCGCCGAGGCCGAGGACGGCGCGGACGCGGCGAGGATGGTGAAGGAGCATCGGCCGGACGTGGTCCTGATGGACATCCGGATGCCCCGGCTGGACGGGCTGGCCGCCACCCGGGAGGTGCAGGCGCTGCCGGACCCGCCGAAGATCGTCGTCCTGACGACGTTCGACCTCGACGACTACGTGTTCCGGGCGTTGCAGGCCGGGGCCAGCGGGTTCCTGCTCAAGGACACACCGCCGCGGGAGCTGGTGCAGGCGATCAAGGTGGTGGCGGCCGGGGACGCGATGTTGTCGCCGGCGGTGACCCGGCGGCTGATCGGCCACTTCGCCGGGGATCCGCGCGCCGACCGGAAGCGGGCCGCGCAGGCGCGGATCAACAAGCTGACCGAGCGCGAGCGGGAAGTGCTGGTCGCGGTCGGCCGCGGCCTGCAGAACGCCGATATCGGCCGGAAGCTCTTCATGAGCGAGGCCACCGTGAAGGCGCACGTCTCGCGCGCCCTGGTGAAGCTCGACGCGACCAACCGCGTCCAGGTCGCGATCCTGGCCTACGAAGCCGGCCTCCTCGACGACTGA
- a CDS encoding C40 family peptidase has translation MPVTARRTSLLRAVSQTAESSTNRPTGRTLAKHRRTTTRPGTPRAAAAVLTVGLAVGGGAALTVSTTPTASAATTSATATATPRGYWSIPSKPLLRFRDRGPTVKYVQRALHLGPDGYFGTSTVRVLKKFQTSWGLKATGYMDKKTWGRLTWAAKHKVLYGKYGASSGTTTFRAKVLREAAKLKGTPYRYGGTTTRGFDCSGYTGFVYKKAGKKLPRTSRQQYSATKHISRKAAKPGDLVFFRNGGGGVYHVGIYAGGNMLWHSSKPGVPVKKGKIWTSSVAFGRV, from the coding sequence ATGCCCGTCACTGCCCGACGGACGTCGCTTCTGCGCGCCGTCAGCCAGACCGCTGAGTCCAGTACGAACCGGCCTACCGGCCGGACTCTGGCGAAGCACCGTAGGACCACCACCCGTCCGGGCACTCCCCGGGCTGCTGCCGCCGTTCTGACGGTCGGCCTGGCGGTAGGCGGTGGAGCCGCTCTCACCGTCAGCACCACCCCCACTGCCTCTGCGGCAACCACCTCCGCCACCGCGACGGCGACGCCGCGTGGGTACTGGAGCATCCCGAGCAAGCCGCTGCTGCGGTTCCGCGACCGCGGACCGACCGTGAAGTACGTCCAGAGGGCCCTGCACCTGGGTCCGGACGGCTACTTCGGCACCAGCACCGTCCGGGTCCTGAAGAAGTTCCAGACCTCCTGGGGTCTCAAGGCCACCGGCTACATGGACAAGAAGACCTGGGGCCGGCTGACCTGGGCCGCGAAGCACAAGGTGCTCTACGGCAAGTACGGCGCCAGCAGCGGGACCACCACGTTCCGCGCCAAGGTGCTCCGCGAGGCGGCCAAGCTCAAGGGCACGCCGTACCGTTACGGCGGCACGACGACCCGCGGCTTCGACTGCTCCGGCTACACCGGCTTCGTGTACAAGAAGGCCGGCAAGAAGCTGCCGCGTACGTCACGCCAGCAGTACAGCGCGACCAAGCACATCAGCCGCAAGGCCGCCAAGCCGGGTGACCTCGTGTTCTTCCGCAACGGTGGCGGCGGTGTGTACCACGTCGGCATCTACGCCGGCGGCAACATGCTGTGGCACTCCTCGAAGCCGGGCGTACCGGTGAAGAAGGGCAAGATCTGGACCAGCAGCGTGGCCTTCGGCCGCGTCTGA
- a CDS encoding MFS transporter, whose translation MRRSPWATLAVLALAQFIVVLDVTIVNVALPHIQADLNFSADSLQWVINAYTLLFGGFLLLGGRMADLLGPRRVFTGGLLLFGVTSLVAGLSNSPEFLIGARAVQGLGGALLSPAALAILTMTFAHGRERNIAMGVWGGLAGLGGTLGVVAGGVLVDSLSWQWVFFVNVPIVLALIALIPVFVPDVRLATGRRTFDTLGAVLATTGLMAVVYGVVRSEPSGWGSFEVVGVLTAGVVLLVAFVLVERRSAAPLVPLRLFRSRALSVSGASLALNGAGFLSMFFLTAIYLQQVRGDSALDAGIHFLPMGGAAIVGAVLASQLVQRFGTRTVQLAGAVLSVIGLLLLSQADATGSYSSQLLPGLIIFGFGIIGVGVPGQINAVSEVRPAEAGAASGVVNAMYQVGGALGLAIVTTLSITHTTNELTHGATQLQALQSGYERGLLAAAVFAVANVLLTFATPQLQPTPEQLAEATAAA comes from the coding sequence ATGCGACGCAGTCCTTGGGCCACCCTGGCGGTACTGGCTCTCGCGCAGTTCATCGTGGTGCTGGACGTGACGATCGTGAACGTCGCGCTGCCCCACATCCAGGCGGACCTGAACTTCTCCGCCGACTCCCTGCAGTGGGTGATCAACGCGTACACGCTGCTGTTCGGCGGCTTCCTGCTGCTCGGCGGGCGGATGGCCGACCTGCTCGGGCCGCGCCGGGTGTTCACCGGCGGCCTGCTGCTGTTCGGTGTCACCTCGCTGGTCGCGGGGCTGTCGAACTCGCCCGAGTTCCTGATCGGGGCGCGGGCGGTCCAGGGGCTCGGCGGCGCGCTGCTGTCACCCGCCGCGCTGGCGATCCTGACCATGACCTTCGCCCACGGGCGCGAACGCAACATCGCGATGGGCGTCTGGGGTGGTCTGGCCGGCCTCGGAGGGACGCTCGGCGTCGTCGCAGGCGGCGTACTCGTCGACTCGCTGAGCTGGCAGTGGGTGTTCTTCGTGAACGTGCCGATCGTGCTCGCACTGATCGCGCTGATCCCGGTGTTCGTCCCCGACGTACGGCTCGCGACGGGTCGCCGTACCTTCGACACGCTCGGGGCCGTGCTCGCCACGACCGGCTTGATGGCAGTCGTGTACGGCGTGGTGCGGTCGGAGCCGTCCGGATGGGGATCGTTCGAGGTCGTCGGCGTACTGACCGCGGGTGTCGTCCTGCTGGTTGCCTTCGTCTTGGTCGAGAGGCGGTCGGCCGCCCCGCTCGTCCCGTTGCGGTTGTTCCGGTCGCGGGCGTTGAGTGTGTCCGGCGCATCGCTCGCGTTGAACGGTGCAGGGTTCCTGTCGATGTTCTTCCTGACTGCTATTTACCTGCAGCAGGTTCGCGGCGACAGTGCGCTGGATGCCGGCATCCACTTCCTGCCGATGGGCGGCGCGGCGATCGTCGGCGCGGTCCTCGCGTCGCAACTGGTGCAGCGGTTCGGCACGCGGACGGTTCAGCTCGCGGGTGCGGTGCTCAGCGTCATCGGACTGCTTCTGCTGTCGCAGGCGGACGCCACCGGTAGCTACAGCTCGCAGTTGCTTCCTGGTCTGATCATCTTCGGATTCGGCATCATCGGCGTCGGCGTACCCGGTCAGATCAACGCGGTCTCCGAGGTCCGTCCGGCTGAGGCCGGTGCGGCGTCGGGTGTCGTCAACGCGATGTACCAGGTGGGCGGTGCGCTGGGGCTGGCGATCGTCACGACACTCTCCATCACCCACACCACCAACGAGCTCACCCATGGCGCGACCCAGCTTCAGGCGCTTCAGTCCGGGTACGAGCGCGGCCTGCTCGCGGCTGCTGTGTTTGCCGTCGCCAATGTCCTGCTGACCTTCGCCACGCCGCAGCTCCAACCCACCCCGGAGCAGCTCGCAGAGGCCACCGCCGCAGCATAA
- a CDS encoding GNAT family N-acetyltransferase gives MELAILGADEWPIARDVRLRALKDSPSAYIADYEDEVTVGEDGWRERFTRMLWAVARDETRIIGMASSVRVAVRPPYERHIESVWVDPRYRRNGVLRAVLGQLAAIEPDVTEWRVWVLDTNTIARHVYERLGFYATGERQLLADGSGRREIRLRFGGSAIAT, from the coding sequence TTGGAACTCGCCATACTCGGTGCCGACGAGTGGCCGATCGCCCGGGACGTCCGTCTCCGGGCCCTGAAGGACTCGCCGTCGGCGTACATCGCCGACTACGAGGACGAGGTGACCGTCGGTGAGGACGGCTGGCGCGAACGTTTCACCCGCATGCTGTGGGCCGTGGCCCGGGACGAGACCCGGATCATCGGCATGGCAAGCTCGGTCCGCGTCGCCGTCCGCCCGCCGTACGAACGTCATATCGAGTCGGTCTGGGTAGACCCGAGATACCGCCGCAACGGCGTACTGCGAGCGGTCCTCGGCCAACTGGCGGCAATCGAACCCGACGTCACCGAATGGCGCGTCTGGGTCCTGGACACGAACACGATCGCACGCCATGTCTACGAACGCCTGGGCTTCTACGCCACCGGAGAACGCCAGCTGTTAGCAGACGGCTCCGGCCGGCGCGAAATCCGTCTCCGATTCGGTGGGTCGGCCATAGCCACATAA
- a CDS encoding TetR/AcrR family transcriptional regulator, whose translation MITKETSRRLDPEKVVDTALTIADDEGPAAVSFRKLAAQHDVTPMALYRHFRDKDDLLAALGDRLLADVVLPEPTDEPWDVQLQALLGAFVTALRAHPRLADLTLSRILVAEPGLALAERALRLLIEGGFSTDDAAEVGRQSICSLIALVTTDPIVREVNDPEAREASLRRKRASLGALSPERYPLITSAASALVCPSSRDRYYDLGLELVVAGIRGVARS comes from the coding sequence GTGATCACCAAAGAGACCTCGCGCCGCCTCGATCCGGAGAAGGTCGTCGACACCGCGCTGACCATCGCCGACGACGAGGGACCGGCAGCGGTCTCGTTCCGGAAGCTGGCCGCGCAGCACGACGTCACGCCGATGGCGCTGTACCGGCACTTCAGGGACAAAGACGACCTGCTAGCAGCGCTAGGAGACCGTCTGCTCGCGGACGTCGTACTCCCGGAGCCGACCGACGAGCCGTGGGATGTGCAACTGCAGGCGCTGCTGGGCGCGTTCGTCACCGCGCTGCGCGCGCACCCGCGGCTCGCGGACCTGACACTGTCACGGATCCTGGTCGCCGAGCCCGGACTCGCGCTGGCCGAGCGGGCGCTGAGGCTGCTGATCGAGGGCGGGTTCTCCACCGACGATGCGGCCGAGGTCGGCCGGCAGTCGATCTGCTCGCTGATCGCGCTGGTCACCACCGACCCGATCGTCCGCGAGGTGAACGACCCGGAGGCCCGTGAGGCGTCGCTGCGGCGGAAGCGCGCGTCGCTCGGCGCCCTGTCACCCGAGCGCTACCCGCTGATCACGTCCGCCGCCAGCGCACTGGTCTGCCCGTCGTCCCGGGACCGGTACTACGACCTCGGCCTCGAACTCGTCGTCGCCGGCATCCGCGGGGTCGCCAGAAGCTAG
- a CDS encoding serine hydrolase domain-containing protein: MLVALVTAAVVGLTPGVASPLQKGLDGVVAIGAVAEVRDGGAVWRGSSGVAELGSSRKAPVAGRFRIGSITKTFVATVVLQLVAEKRIRLEDSVERWLPGVVPNGANITVRQLLNHTSGLYDFKDTLPMPPSAEFYALRYRTWTASEQIERALANPPVFDKPGSQYDYSNTNYLLIGEIIEKATGRTYAEEIERRLIRPLGLHGTTLPGTSTYIKGPHAHGYIPKDGGQLDFTEMNPTLFGASGDMISTTRDLNRFFAALLGGHLLPARLLDAMKTPGTPDGKYGLGLSWHDTTCKVRVYGNDGDALAYQAYSFSTEDTRRQVTIAVTPHLPDNPDKSVDAFVDQAICR, translated from the coding sequence ATGCTGGTGGCATTGGTGACGGCGGCGGTTGTCGGGTTGACGCCGGGAGTGGCTTCGCCCCTGCAGAAAGGGCTCGACGGTGTGGTGGCGATCGGGGCCGTTGCTGAGGTGCGGGACGGTGGGGCGGTTTGGCGGGGGAGCAGTGGCGTTGCGGAACTCGGCAGTTCGCGGAAAGCTCCGGTGGCGGGGCGGTTCCGGATCGGCAGTATCACGAAGACGTTTGTTGCCACCGTCGTACTGCAGCTCGTTGCCGAGAAGCGCATTCGGCTCGAGGACTCGGTAGAACGCTGGTTGCCGGGCGTCGTGCCGAACGGCGCGAACATCACGGTGCGCCAATTGCTCAACCACACCAGCGGTTTGTACGACTTCAAGGACACGTTGCCGATGCCACCGAGCGCGGAGTTCTACGCGCTGCGCTATCGCACGTGGACCGCATCCGAGCAGATCGAGCGGGCGCTCGCGAATCCGCCCGTGTTCGACAAGCCGGGCTCGCAGTACGACTACTCGAACACCAATTACCTGCTGATCGGCGAGATCATCGAGAAGGCGACCGGCCGGACGTACGCCGAGGAGATCGAACGCCGCCTGATCCGTCCGCTCGGGCTGCACGGTACGACGCTTCCCGGTACGTCGACGTACATCAAGGGACCGCATGCGCACGGCTACATCCCGAAGGACGGCGGGCAACTCGACTTCACCGAGATGAACCCGACGCTGTTCGGTGCGAGCGGCGACATGATCTCGACGACCCGCGACCTGAACCGCTTCTTCGCCGCCCTGCTCGGCGGGCACCTGCTCCCGGCCCGGCTGCTCGACGCGATGAAGACGCCAGGCACCCCTGACGGGAAGTACGGCCTGGGATTGTCGTGGCACGACACCACGTGCAAGGTCCGGGTGTACGGCAACGACGGCGACGCCCTCGCGTACCAGGCCTACTCGTTCTCCACCGAGGACACCCGGCGGCAGGTCACCATCGCCGTGACTCCGCACCTCCCGGACAACCCGGACAAGTCCGTCGACGCCTTCGTCGACCAGGCAATCTGTCGCTGA
- a CDS encoding YegP family protein, protein MAGKFELYKDKSGEFRFRLKAGNGEVIATSSESYKTKAAAENGIESIKKNAADAKVDDQTD, encoded by the coding sequence ATGGCGGGGAAGTTCGAGCTGTACAAGGACAAGTCCGGCGAGTTCCGGTTTCGTCTGAAGGCCGGCAACGGCGAGGTGATCGCGACCAGCAGCGAGAGCTACAAGACCAAGGCCGCGGCCGAGAACGGCATCGAGTCGATCAAGAAGAACGCGGCCGACGCGAAGGTCGACGACCAGACCGACTGA
- a CDS encoding DinB family protein, translated as MVFTSPVERVVPSRVADEREALTQQLDFHRATLLRKLEGLDGELLRQPMTASGLSLLALVKHLAETEHGWFVNIYAGLSEPDLFSSDGEPDSDFRLAPDETADVVVGQYLRACERARAVVAAGELDDVVTTPSGAEANLRAILLHLIQETARHNGHADIIRESLDGTTGH; from the coding sequence ATGGTGTTTACGTCGCCCGTGGAGCGGGTTGTGCCGAGTCGGGTGGCTGATGAGCGTGAGGCGCTGACGCAGCAGCTCGACTTCCATCGCGCCACCCTGCTTCGCAAGCTGGAAGGGCTTGATGGCGAGCTGCTGCGTCAGCCGATGACGGCGTCCGGACTCAGCCTGCTGGCGTTGGTGAAACACCTGGCCGAGACGGAGCACGGCTGGTTCGTCAACATCTACGCAGGCTTGTCCGAGCCAGATCTGTTCTCGTCCGACGGTGAGCCAGATTCCGACTTTCGCCTGGCGCCCGATGAGACGGCTGACGTCGTGGTCGGGCAATACCTACGGGCCTGCGAGCGAGCCCGGGCCGTCGTCGCCGCCGGCGAACTCGACGACGTGGTCACGACGCCGTCGGGCGCGGAGGCCAACCTGCGAGCGATCCTGCTTCACCTGATCCAGGAAACCGCCCGCCACAACGGCCACGCCGACATCATCCGAGAGTCCCTCGACGGCACAACAGGCCACTGA
- a CDS encoding YciI family protein, with amino-acid sequence MKYLLVLNVNPDVLAALPEEEQQAIGSGHQKFMDTIKASGEFHSTVALQQPAESAVVRVRDGLPAVTDGPFVESKEFLGGYYLVDVASRERACELAALIPDASIEGLGVEVRGVEFADGL; translated from the coding sequence GTGAAGTACCTACTGGTCCTGAACGTCAACCCCGACGTGCTCGCCGCGCTGCCCGAGGAGGAGCAGCAGGCCATCGGCAGCGGACACCAGAAGTTCATGGACACGATCAAGGCGTCGGGTGAGTTCCACAGCACGGTCGCGCTGCAGCAGCCGGCCGAGTCTGCGGTGGTCAGGGTCCGCGACGGGCTCCCGGCCGTCACCGACGGGCCGTTCGTGGAGTCGAAGGAGTTCCTCGGCGGCTACTACCTGGTCGACGTGGCGTCCCGGGAGCGTGCCTGCGAGCTGGCCGCGCTGATCCCGGACGCGAGCATCGAGGGGCTCGGTGTCGAGGTCCGAGGGGTCGAGTTCGCGGACGGTCTCTGA
- a CDS encoding sensor histidine kinase codes for MRRLRRWYAWWVRHAPRLRDFLYVAFSLLTIVLQAASGAGGWSPKDWYTLGAGIVASVALLWRRRFPVTVTAITVLAMLTGSVFVPMGLALLTLAIRRRDIALAILGLAAYAAYVLNSWGTENQIWVSLFTGPFLVGTWIAVGAYVGARRDLMASLRDRAERAEAERELRSEQARLGERARIAQEMHDVLAHKVSLIALHAGGLEVNPSVGPDKVEGSARLIRETARQAMEDLREVLGVLRSDISVDGADLTPVPRASDLERLIMASRDAGVAVGYDVSLPDDVPVSVGRTVYRLVQESLTNVHKHARSAATDVQVHGARGEGVTVRVTNVRPVAAGSLLPGAGAGLVGLRERVQLVGGRLWTGPTTEGGWRVEAWLPYGDAISHGEEGER; via the coding sequence ATGCGACGGTTGCGCCGGTGGTACGCCTGGTGGGTCAGGCATGCCCCGCGCCTGCGCGACTTCCTGTACGTCGCCTTCAGTCTGCTGACGATCGTCCTGCAGGCCGCGTCCGGCGCCGGCGGCTGGAGCCCCAAGGACTGGTACACGCTGGGCGCCGGCATCGTCGCCTCCGTCGCACTGCTCTGGCGCCGGCGGTTCCCCGTGACCGTCACCGCGATCACCGTTCTCGCGATGCTGACCGGCTCGGTCTTCGTGCCGATGGGCCTCGCCCTGCTGACGCTGGCGATCCGCCGCCGCGACATCGCCCTGGCGATCCTCGGCCTGGCCGCGTACGCCGCCTACGTGCTGAACAGCTGGGGCACCGAGAACCAGATCTGGGTGTCCCTCTTCACCGGACCGTTCCTGGTCGGCACCTGGATCGCCGTCGGTGCGTACGTCGGGGCGCGCCGCGACCTGATGGCGTCGCTGCGGGACCGCGCCGAGCGGGCCGAGGCCGAACGCGAACTGCGCAGCGAGCAGGCCCGCCTGGGCGAGCGCGCCCGGATCGCGCAGGAGATGCACGACGTCCTCGCCCACAAGGTCTCGCTGATCGCCCTGCACGCGGGCGGTCTCGAGGTGAACCCGTCCGTCGGTCCCGACAAGGTCGAGGGCTCGGCCCGGTTGATCCGCGAGACCGCGCGGCAGGCGATGGAGGACCTCCGCGAGGTCCTCGGCGTCCTGCGGTCCGACATCAGCGTCGACGGCGCGGACCTGACGCCCGTCCCGAGGGCCTCGGACCTCGAGCGGCTCATCATGGCCTCGCGCGACGCCGGAGTGGCCGTGGGGTACGACGTCTCGCTGCCGGACGACGTACCGGTGTCTGTCGGGCGGACCGTCTATCGCTTGGTGCAGGAGTCGCTGACCAATGTGCACAAACATGCGCGCAGCGCCGCGACCGACGTACAGGTCCATGGCGCACGGGGTGAAGGCGTGACGGTCAGGGTGACGAACGTCCGGCCGGTGGCTGCTGGTTCACTGCTGCCTGGCGCCGGCGCCGGCCTGGTCGGTCTGCGGGAGCGCGTGCAGCTGGTCGGCGGCCGGCTCTGGACCGGACCGACGACGGAAGGCGGCTGGCGGGTGGAAGCCTGGCTGCCGTACGGGGACGCGATATCGCACGGAGAAGAAGGAGAGCGATGA
- a CDS encoding pyridoxal-phosphate dependent enzyme, giving the protein MTDLSLTDVRAAAARLAGVAHRTPVLTSRTLDERVGAQVFLKAENFQRIGAFKFRGAYNAISLLTPEQLAAGVTAYSSGNHAQAVALAARLAGTTAVNLMPEDSPPTKLAATRGYGAEVVTYDRYTQDRTALAQELATERGRTLIPPYDHHDVMAGQGTVALELIEEVGHLGAMLVPVGGGGLMAGCATAATMMTPGIRMIGVEPAAGDDHARSLAAGERVEIAIPRTIADGQAISTPGELTFAVNQRLVESFELVSDAEILDAMAFAFERLKIVLEPSGASALAALLAGRIHGLPERVGVVLSGGNVGLERFHELLGNR; this is encoded by the coding sequence ATGACCGACCTGAGTCTCACAGATGTCCGGGCCGCCGCTGCCCGCCTCGCCGGAGTTGCGCACCGTACGCCGGTCCTCACGTCGCGGACGCTCGACGAGCGCGTCGGGGCGCAGGTGTTCCTCAAGGCGGAGAACTTCCAGCGGATCGGCGCCTTCAAGTTCCGCGGGGCGTACAACGCGATCAGCCTTCTCACGCCGGAGCAGCTCGCGGCCGGCGTGACGGCGTACTCGTCGGGCAATCACGCGCAGGCCGTCGCGCTGGCGGCACGACTCGCCGGGACGACGGCGGTGAACCTGATGCCGGAGGACTCCCCGCCGACGAAGCTGGCCGCGACCCGTGGGTACGGCGCCGAGGTGGTGACGTACGACCGGTACACGCAGGATCGGACCGCGCTGGCTCAGGAGTTGGCGACCGAGCGCGGGCGGACGTTGATTCCGCCGTACGACCACCACGACGTGATGGCCGGGCAGGGGACGGTGGCGCTCGAGCTGATCGAGGAGGTCGGGCATCTCGGCGCGATGCTCGTCCCGGTCGGGGGCGGCGGGCTGATGGCCGGTTGCGCGACCGCGGCGACGATGATGACGCCCGGGATCCGGATGATCGGTGTCGAGCCGGCCGCGGGTGACGACCACGCCCGGTCGCTGGCGGCGGGTGAGCGGGTGGAGATCGCCATACCGCGGACGATCGCGGACGGGCAGGCGATCTCGACACCGGGCGAGCTCACGTTCGCGGTGAACCAGCGACTGGTGGAGTCGTTCGAGCTGGTCAGCGACGCGGAGATCCTGGACGCGATGGCGTTCGCGTTCGAGCGACTGAAGATCGTGCTGGAGCCGAGCGGGGCGAGCGCGCTGGCCGCGTTGCTGGCCGGACGGATCCACGGGCTGCCGGAGCGCGTCGGAGTGGTGCTGTCAGGCGGGAATGTGGGGCTGGAGCGCTTCCACGAGCTGCTCGGAAATCGCTGA
- a CDS encoding ABC transporter ATP-binding protein — protein MITVENLTKRYGSTTAVQDVSFTVQPGSITGFLGPNGAGKSTTLRMLTGLTPPTAGTATITGKRYADLPNPGRVVGVMLDAAAQHPGRTGRETLLLNASLLGVPKTRADEMLEAVGLGHAAKRRVGQYSLGMRQRLGIASALLGDPAVLILDEPANGMDPEGIRWMRGLLQDFASRGGTVILSSHLLGEVQATVDRLVVIGGGRIVANGSLEELLAGSGTLVRGLDPIGLNEALTAAGLNLEPLHDGALRVDATAEQVGRAAAAAGQILLELRQSDGAGLEDLFFQLTAQPSQPVAAAA, from the coding sequence ATGATCACCGTCGAGAACCTGACCAAGCGCTACGGCAGCACCACGGCTGTCCAGGACGTGTCGTTCACCGTTCAGCCCGGCAGCATCACCGGCTTCCTCGGCCCGAACGGCGCCGGCAAGTCCACCACGCTGCGGATGCTGACCGGGCTGACGCCGCCGACCGCCGGCACCGCCACCATCACCGGCAAGCGGTACGCCGACCTGCCGAACCCGGGCCGTGTCGTCGGGGTCATGCTGGACGCCGCCGCGCAGCACCCGGGCCGCACCGGCCGCGAGACGCTGCTGCTGAACGCGAGCCTGCTCGGCGTGCCGAAGACGCGCGCCGACGAGATGCTCGAGGCGGTCGGACTCGGTCACGCCGCGAAGCGCCGCGTCGGTCAGTACTCGCTCGGTATGCGGCAGCGGCTCGGCATCGCGAGTGCGCTGCTCGGCGACCCCGCCGTACTGATCCTCGACGAGCCCGCGAACGGGATGGACCCGGAAGGCATCCGCTGGATGCGCGGGCTGCTGCAGGACTTCGCCTCCCGCGGCGGCACGGTGATCCTGTCCAGCCACCTGCTGGGCGAGGTGCAGGCGACCGTCGACCGGCTGGTCGTCATCGGCGGCGGCCGGATCGTCGCCAACGGCTCGCTGGAGGAGTTGCTGGCCGGTTCCGGCACGCTCGTGCGCGGCCTCGACCCGATCGGCCTGAACGAGGCCCTGACCGCTGCCGGCCTGAACCTCGAGCCGCTGCACGACGGCGCGCTGCGCGTCGACGCCACCGCCGAGCAGGTCGGGCGCGCCGCCGCTGCTGCCGGTCAGATCCTTCTCGAACTCCGCCAGAGCGACGGCGCCGGCCTGGAGGACCTGTTCTTCCAGCTGACAGCTCAGCCGTCACAGCCCGTCGCCGCAGCCGCCTGA